The following are from one region of the Nostoc cf. commune SO-36 genome:
- a CDS encoding serine hydrolase domain-containing protein has product MKWEQALCGGTLLKQSTLNKMWTPHFPNQGDDWEKLRYVAGLGWWVFNYGDRRVVGHNGSILGFASNITRFIDDKITVILLCNLDKISRPDAIAKKIAEYYCPVLKELMLQPPLKESE; this is encoded by the coding sequence GTGAAGTGGGAACAGGCGCTTTGTGGTGGAACTCTATTAAAGCAATCAACCCTTAATAAAATGTGGACTCCTCATTTTCCCAATCAAGGGGATGATTGGGAAAAGTTGAGATATGTTGCAGGTTTAGGTTGGTGGGTATTTAATTATGGCGATCGCCGAGTAGTTGGTCATAATGGTTCGATACTAGGATTCGCAAGTAACATTACCCGCTTTATTGATGATAAAATTACCGTGATTTTACTTTGCAATCTCGATAAAATTTCCCGACCAGATGCGATCGCTAAAAAAATTGCTGAATACTACTGTCCAGTTCTTAAGGAACTAATGCTTCAGCCTCCATTAAAGGAGAGTGAGTAA
- a CDS encoding M15 family metallopeptidase yields the protein MNKAGFSGKPQNSSNDLGDDIPVAVRVTPDATPKIWLQPRILLIGGATGFALLGLISGFLFFVTTPKKNIDSQPLVTSSAPTPTTEPGNVNTLLGHLAYPEAPESELVTISANRGIKMRKTAAQKFEEMVAAARSSGVILVPISGFRSVKDQEPLFFGVGAQRNQTPAQRAALSAPPGHSEHHTGYAVDIGDGSVPATNLQTNFDNTKAYRWLQANTARFGFEMSFPKDNVQGVSYEPWHWRFVGDRSSLEMFYKARNLKPVKTSP from the coding sequence TTGAATAAGGCTGGGTTTTCTGGAAAACCGCAAAACTCATCGAATGACCTTGGTGATGATATTCCAGTGGCTGTACGCGTTACCCCTGATGCAACACCTAAAATTTGGTTGCAACCCCGAATTTTGCTGATTGGAGGAGCAACGGGATTTGCCCTACTGGGTTTAATTAGCGGTTTTTTGTTTTTCGTCACTACACCCAAAAAAAACATCGATTCTCAACCTTTGGTCACTAGTTCTGCACCTACACCGACTACAGAACCTGGTAATGTCAATACCCTGTTAGGGCATCTGGCATACCCAGAAGCCCCTGAATCAGAATTAGTAACCATCTCCGCAAATAGGGGCATTAAAATGCGAAAAACTGCTGCCCAAAAGTTTGAGGAGATGGTAGCAGCAGCGCGGAGTTCAGGTGTAATTTTAGTACCAATTTCTGGCTTTCGCTCAGTCAAAGACCAGGAGCCATTGTTTTTTGGTGTCGGTGCCCAGCGAAATCAAACGCCAGCACAACGAGCTGCCCTCAGCGCTCCTCCTGGCCATAGCGAACATCACACAGGTTATGCTGTAGATATTGGAGACGGATCAGTGCCAGCAACTAATCTCCAAACAAACTTTGACAATACCAAGGCTTATCGGTGGCTGCAAGCTAATACAGCGCGTTTTGGCTTTGAAATGTCATTTCCTAAAGATAATGTTCAAGGTGTGAGTTATGAGCCGTGGCACTGGCGTTTTGTAGGCGATCGCAGTAGTTTAGAAATGTTCTACAAAGCTAGAAATTTGAAACCCGTTAAGACATCACCATAG
- a CDS encoding AEC family transporter: protein MTNLLELYVKLGGLVLVGFILGRKLPVTVPTRLGQFLFWVGVPISIVSFLRQSSLSGQIWIAPAFAYLAILLGAFLAWLGIKAQAYFRNTVPQPPTQASLILAAMLGNTGYLGFPITLAMVGKEYFAWALFYDLLGSFPGTYGLGVFLAARFGGGVQNHWQTARAILINPALWGFGFGLLFRQVTIPTVAEFWLEKFAWSGVALSLVLIGMRLALLKSWRSLPQVGMSLGIKMLLVPLILGSILPLFGITGAIAKIIVLQMAMPPAFATLVIAEAFNLDRDLAVTALASGAILLLLTLPVWLWLF, encoded by the coding sequence TTGACAAACCTTTTAGAACTATACGTCAAGCTGGGAGGATTAGTCCTGGTAGGTTTTATTCTGGGACGCAAACTACCTGTGACAGTTCCTACACGTTTGGGACAGTTTCTTTTTTGGGTGGGAGTACCCATCAGCATAGTATCGTTTTTGCGTCAATCTAGCTTGTCAGGGCAGATTTGGATTGCACCTGCCTTCGCTTACCTAGCCATTTTACTCGGAGCATTTTTAGCTTGGTTAGGAATTAAAGCACAAGCCTATTTTAGAAATACTGTCCCCCAACCACCAACTCAAGCTAGCTTGATATTAGCAGCAATGTTGGGTAACACAGGTTATCTTGGTTTTCCCATTACCTTAGCAATGGTAGGCAAGGAATACTTTGCTTGGGCGCTATTTTACGATTTGCTAGGTTCATTCCCAGGAACTTACGGCTTGGGTGTATTCCTAGCAGCGCGTTTTGGTGGTGGTGTCCAGAATCATTGGCAGACTGCTAGGGCGATTTTAATTAATCCTGCGCTGTGGGGTTTCGGATTTGGCTTGCTGTTTCGGCAGGTGACAATTCCTACAGTTGCGGAATTCTGGTTAGAAAAATTTGCTTGGAGTGGTGTAGCTTTATCCCTGGTGTTAATTGGAATGCGACTGGCGCTGCTCAAATCTTGGCGTAGCTTACCACAAGTAGGGATGAGCTTGGGAATCAAAATGCTGCTAGTTCCCTTGATATTGGGGAGTATATTACCACTGTTTGGAATAACTGGAGCGATCGCAAAAATAATTGTCTTACAAATGGCCATGCCTCCAGCTTTTGCCACACTCGTAATTGCTGAGGCATTCAATCTCGATCGCGATCTGGCAGTTACTGCCTTAGCATCTGGGGCTATACTATTGCTACTTACTCTCCCAGTTTGGCTGTGGCTGTTTTGA
- the tsaB gene encoding tRNA (adenosine(37)-N6)-threonylcarbamoyltransferase complex dimerization subunit type 1 TsaB produces the protein MTTELEDLAINQYALALHTTTPELGLAISNFAGETRSQIENLGRDLSSLVHQYLIEFIKPQTWADLSFIAVAKGPGGFTGTRIGVVTARTLGQQLDIPVFAISTLAAVAWAEAGKSQNPKTIAVEMLAQRGQVFAAIYQFESDASKLKVCLSDRVFTPVAWQETLANWNTNYQLIQAQSGLAATVTSILELANLDWQEGKFPNWSEALPYYGQHPVQDA, from the coding sequence TTGACAACGGAACTAGAAGACCTTGCAATAAATCAATACGCTCTAGCACTACACACCACCACACCAGAATTAGGTTTGGCAATTAGTAATTTTGCAGGCGAGACTCGCTCTCAAATTGAGAATTTGGGGCGTGATTTATCTAGCTTAGTGCATCAATATTTAATTGAATTTATCAAACCGCAAACTTGGGCAGATTTGTCTTTTATTGCAGTTGCAAAAGGCCCCGGCGGCTTTACAGGAACTCGAATTGGTGTTGTCACTGCTCGGACTTTAGGGCAACAGTTAGATATTCCTGTATTTGCGATTTCAACCTTGGCTGCGGTAGCTTGGGCAGAAGCTGGCAAAAGTCAAAATCCAAAAACTATTGCTGTGGAAATGCTAGCACAACGAGGTCAAGTTTTTGCTGCTATTTATCAGTTTGAGTCAGATGCTTCTAAACTAAAAGTGTGTTTGTCAGATAGAGTATTCACTCCAGTTGCGTGGCAGGAAACTTTAGCGAATTGGAACACTAATTATCAGTTGATTCAAGCTCAATCTGGGTTAGCAGCGACGGTGACAAGTATTTTAGAACTAGCTAATCTCGATTGGCAAGAAGGCAAATTTCCTAATTGGTCAGAAGCTTTACCATATTATGGGCAGCATCCAGTACAGGATGCATAA
- a CDS encoding Ycf34 family protein, producing the protein MCICVNCHYVDSCVTYHAVEGQHQQPHLTETPDFDPNEPSINVNIRTKDDVIEMEWDVVGCLSFKRETGKWSKLRPGELVPT; encoded by the coding sequence ATGTGTATTTGCGTGAATTGCCACTATGTAGACAGCTGTGTTACCTATCATGCCGTAGAAGGGCAGCACCAACAGCCTCACTTGACCGAAACACCAGATTTTGATCCCAATGAACCTTCTATCAATGTCAACATTCGGACTAAAGATGATGTAATTGAAATGGAATGGGATGTTGTTGGTTGCCTAAGCTTTAAGCGAGAAACGGGTAAGTGGTCGAAGTTGCGTCCTGGTGAATTAGTGCCGACTTGA
- a CDS encoding CCA tRNA nucleotidyltransferase, whose translation MVLAPENWPFSLEFLPQPAYMVGGAVRDAILGRTREYLDLDFVIPSKAVKVARAIAHHYKAGFVLLDAKRQIARVVFPHATADFAQQEGDSLEIDLHRRDFTVNAIAYNPHTQEIIDPLQGYADLQQGILRMVSPANLEDDPLRLMRGYRQAAQLGFTIEPATQAAIRSLASHISKVAAERVRVEIGYLLSNSQGTPWITSAWEDGLLAPFFKNATRENLLKLAAVDTAAALLTQTWQQLGAQLQKYVRDSIKTTWLAIAKLACLVNPDPELAEIELQKLTYSRAEIRGVTTALKLLPQFQVVDMSLREQYFLFHDADIVFPATAVLAVALNNLVEAMSSDKPLHTAVDITEETKARICQVLAPLINRYLNPDDLVAHPTPLVNGKELIIALDIPASPIIGQLLREVGVAQAEGKISTATEAIAFARQLLDG comes from the coding sequence ATGGTATTAGCTCCCGAAAATTGGCCTTTCAGCTTGGAATTCTTGCCACAACCTGCTTACATGGTAGGTGGCGCTGTCCGAGATGCCATTCTTGGTAGAACTCGCGAATATCTGGATTTAGATTTTGTTATACCATCTAAGGCGGTAAAGGTAGCGAGAGCGATCGCTCATCATTACAAAGCTGGTTTTGTGTTACTCGATGCCAAACGACAAATTGCTCGTGTGGTTTTTCCCCACGCCACGGCTGATTTTGCCCAACAGGAAGGAGATAGTTTAGAAATTGATTTGCATAGACGGGATTTTACAGTAAATGCGATCGCTTATAATCCCCATACCCAAGAAATCATCGATCCTCTGCAAGGTTATGCAGATTTACAACAGGGCATTTTGCGAATGGTATCACCTGCGAACCTAGAAGATGACCCTTTACGGCTAATGCGAGGTTATCGCCAAGCCGCCCAACTAGGTTTTACTATTGAGCCAGCTACCCAAGCCGCAATTCGTTCTTTGGCATCACATATCAGCAAAGTTGCAGCCGAACGAGTTAGGGTAGAAATTGGCTATCTACTCAGCAATTCTCAGGGTACTCCTTGGATCACAAGTGCTTGGGAAGATGGTTTACTTGCCCCTTTCTTCAAAAACGCCACCCGTGAAAACTTGCTCAAACTAGCAGCAGTTGACACAGCAGCTGCGTTACTCACCCAAACTTGGCAACAACTAGGGGCACAACTACAAAAATATGTCCGCGATAGTATCAAAACCACTTGGTTAGCTATTGCCAAACTTGCTTGCCTCGTCAACCCAGATCCGGAGTTAGCAGAAATAGAGCTACAAAAACTAACTTATAGTCGCGCTGAAATCCGGGGTGTAACCACTGCTCTGAAACTATTACCGCAGTTTCAAGTAGTTGATATGTCATTACGAGAACAATATTTTTTGTTCCATGACGCAGATATTGTATTTCCCGCTACAGCAGTGCTAGCTGTAGCACTTAATAATTTGGTAGAGGCGATGTCTAGTGACAAGCCGCTACACACAGCAGTGGACATAACAGAGGAAACCAAGGCAAGGATCTGCCAAGTCTTAGCACCTTTGATCAACCGCTACCTGAACCCTGATGATCTGGTTGCTCATCCCACTCCATTAGTGAACGGGAAGGAGTTGATTATAGCATTAGATATTCCAGCTTCGCCAATCATTGGCCAACTTTTGAGAGAAGTTGGCGTAGCACAAGCTGAGGGGAAGATTTCAACCGCAACAGAGGCGATCGCTTTTGCACGTCAGTTACTTGATGGTTAA
- a CDS encoding PleD family two-component system response regulator codes for MNGQPLILVVEQSLHDLELLNSHLGTLNFSCICTKQGVRAVMLAQTHQPDLILLDTMLSNSSANQVIDDLKHDSKTASILNHWSNTSNDDTK; via the coding sequence ATGAATGGACAGCCTTTAATTTTGGTTGTAGAACAGAGTCTACATGATTTAGAGCTTCTTAATTCTCATCTAGGAACATTAAATTTCTCATGCATTTGTACTAAACAAGGGGTGAGGGCTGTGATGTTGGCACAAACTCATCAACCAGATTTAATTCTCCTAGATACGATGCTCTCTAATTCGAGTGCAAATCAAGTTATTGATGACCTCAAACACGACTCAAAAACTGCTAGTATCCTCAATCATTGGAGTAACACCTCTAACGATGACACAAAATGA
- a CDS encoding Na-translocating system protein MpsC family protein, giving the protein MLQANVKQLEIEISQRIIKFYNDKLGKSPSKIICHFFDTEIVISLENSITQAEQTLLRGGYDSLAEQVRLYLDKIIKLELKSLIEEIISKPVFDLVTKTNLATGRTGIIVVLSPLPELWNPESIHKANVNNLAD; this is encoded by the coding sequence ATGTTACAAGCTAATGTTAAACAATTAGAAATAGAAATATCACAGCGAATCATCAAGTTCTATAATGATAAGCTAGGCAAGTCTCCTAGCAAAATAATTTGTCATTTTTTTGATACTGAAATTGTAATTTCTCTAGAAAACTCAATTACTCAAGCTGAACAAACTCTACTGAGGGGAGGTTATGATAGTTTAGCTGAACAAGTACGATTATATTTAGATAAAATAATTAAACTAGAATTAAAAAGTTTGATTGAGGAAATTATTAGTAAACCTGTCTTTGACCTTGTGACAAAAACGAATTTAGCAACAGGTCGTACTGGGATCATTGTAGTTCTCAGTCCATTACCTGAGCTTTGGAATCCCGAATCTATTCACAAAGCAAATGTCAATAACTTAGCTGACTAA
- a CDS encoding tetratricopeptide repeat protein, whose product MDSLSINSLLEELKNPDATVRDKATRKIWRIWFQQKGIYGLEIIDRSQKLLDAGEIAEAETALTALIEDQPDFAEAWNRRAFLYYSIGDYQKSLADCQMVVQINPIHFGALHGMGLCYAALGEYGQAIRAFQRALEIQPYSLVNQKLILECTFRFSYNGK is encoded by the coding sequence ATGGATTCTTTATCTATCAATTCCTTACTTGAAGAATTAAAAAACCCCGATGCCACAGTCCGGGACAAAGCAACCAGAAAAATCTGGCGGATTTGGTTTCAGCAAAAGGGAATCTATGGGCTGGAAATAATTGACCGCAGTCAAAAATTGCTAGATGCAGGTGAAATTGCTGAAGCAGAAACAGCGCTGACAGCATTAATTGAAGACCAGCCAGATTTTGCCGAAGCTTGGAATCGCCGAGCTTTCCTTTATTACAGTATTGGTGATTATCAAAAATCTTTGGCAGATTGTCAGATGGTTGTGCAGATAAATCCAATACATTTTGGTGCGCTTCACGGTATGGGCTTATGTTATGCGGCACTAGGAGAGTATGGTCAAGCTATCCGAGCTTTTCAACGCGCTTTAGAAATTCAGCCCTATTCGCTGGTGAATCAAAAGTTGATTCTAGAATGTACATTTAGATTCAGCTACAACGGCAAATAG
- a CDS encoding ABC transporter substrate-binding protein codes for MVASGTQLLMGGAVDFFIGYGIDAVNAIAQGIPKITVAAIFQKDLSVLLHIPTQQLKPFPILKVNQFMSLLLLTLPIVT; via the coding sequence GTGGTTGCCAGTGGTACTCAATTGTTGATGGGGGGTGCGGTAGATTTCTTCATAGGTTATGGCATAGATGCCGTGAACGCCATAGCACAAGGTATTCCTAAAATCACAGTTGCGGCAATTTTCCAGAAAGACCTTAGTGTCTTATTACACATCCCAACCCAGCAATTAAAACCCTTCCCGATCTTAAAAGTAAACCAATTTATGTCTCTACTGCTGCTAACATTACCTATTGTTACTTAG
- a CDS encoding CpeR family transcriptional regulator: MLIQLESIKNKMLPPQAEKKMRCWIRSRHLICSGNFFIFETLEYTTIERFSQCVASLGGTVISVDSINKIWMGDHRQVILYQAKASLHTPHHTLKQYWIKNGSSHTKFDERP, from the coding sequence ATGCTGATTCAGCTTGAATCTATTAAAAACAAAATGTTACCTCCACAGGCTGAAAAAAAGATGCGTTGCTGGATTCGCAGTCGCCACTTGATTTGTTCGGGTAACTTTTTTATATTCGAGACATTAGAATATACAACGATTGAGAGATTCTCTCAATGTGTTGCTTCTTTAGGAGGAACAGTAATATCCGTTGACTCGATTAATAAAATTTGGATGGGAGATCATCGTCAAGTAATTTTATATCAGGCAAAAGCTAGTTTACATACGCCTCATCATACTTTGAAACAATACTGGATAAAAAACGGTAGTTCACACACTAAATTTGATGAGCGTCCTTGA
- a CDS encoding M23 family metallopeptidase has translation MTKAIVYRYPTYGLVALISLTAVLSTTTSALTQLVGDSPILRTPIPASNLIWPTQGFISQGFRKYQHEGIDIAGASGTPIVAAASGAVIKAGWDNWGLGNAITVKHLDGSVTVYGHNRRLLVSKGQQVIQGQIIAEMGSTGNSTAPHLHFEVHANGQIAVDPLHLLTSLTASVNSGSKVQQLDNSNRPVSPLSVENQVSPLQPIPIDFAPINTNTKCNGVTLIEGETASIRVKVCKENGQLFYIGQLKQDPSKPIKIQALNIGKSTYRADNGSFYYLVTPERVEVWRNGSQIRSDAFYSLRKSP, from the coding sequence ATGACAAAAGCTATCGTTTATCGATACCCTACTTATGGATTAGTTGCCTTAATATCCTTAACTGCTGTATTAAGTACAACAACATCTGCCCTAACCCAGTTAGTAGGCGATTCCCCAATTTTGCGAACTCCTATCCCAGCTTCTAACTTAATCTGGCCAACTCAAGGGTTTATTTCTCAAGGCTTCCGCAAATATCAACATGAAGGAATTGATATTGCAGGGGCATCTGGAACTCCTATTGTTGCTGCTGCATCCGGTGCAGTTATAAAAGCAGGTTGGGATAATTGGGGATTAGGAAATGCCATAACTGTTAAACATCTTGACGGCAGTGTTACTGTTTATGGCCACAATCGCCGTTTATTGGTGAGCAAAGGTCAACAGGTTATTCAAGGTCAAATTATTGCTGAGATGGGATCTACAGGCAATAGTACAGCACCTCATCTACATTTTGAAGTTCATGCAAATGGTCAAATAGCAGTTGACCCTCTTCATCTGTTGACATCTTTAACTGCAAGTGTTAATTCTGGTTCTAAGGTTCAGCAATTGGATAACTCGAACCGTCCAGTCTCGCCACTCTCAGTAGAAAATCAAGTTTCACCTTTACAGCCAATTCCAATAGATTTTGCACCGATAAACACTAATACTAAATGCAATGGAGTTACCCTTATTGAAGGTGAAACTGCAAGTATTCGTGTAAAAGTCTGTAAAGAAAATGGCCAGTTATTTTATATTGGACAGTTGAAACAAGACCCAAGTAAGCCTATAAAGATACAAGCTTTGAATATTGGTAAAAGCACATATCGAGCAGATAATGGTAGTTTTTATTATTTAGTCACTCCTGAAAGAGTGGAAGTTTGGCGAAATGGCAGTCAGATTCGTTCTGACGCTTTTTATAGCTTAAGGAAATCACCATAA
- a CDS encoding class I SAM-dependent methyltransferase, whose product MQLRPNQRLKLDDTDDKLFYAYPRFVTHVDEGFIQQLTDLYRDRLKPNTRIFDMMSSWVSHLPEEMQFAHLEGHGLNAEELARNSRLNHYFVQNLNENPQIPLPDEDFDAVLNCVSVQYVQYPEAVFSEIYRILKPGGVAIISFSNRMFFEKAIQAWREASEVQRVELVKEYFASVPGFTTAEVIAHKSTLPNFLQWLGAAGGDPFYAVVAYRS is encoded by the coding sequence ATGCAGTTAAGACCGAACCAACGCCTGAAATTAGACGACACAGACGATAAGCTGTTCTATGCTTATCCCCGCTTTGTTACCCATGTCGATGAAGGATTTATTCAACAGCTAACGGATTTATATCGCGATCGCCTCAAACCCAACACCCGCATTTTTGATATGATGAGTAGTTGGGTGTCTCATCTGCCAGAAGAGATGCAGTTTGCCCATCTGGAAGGACACGGACTCAACGCTGAGGAACTAGCACGTAATTCCCGCTTAAATCATTACTTTGTGCAAAATCTTAACGAAAATCCGCAGATACCTTTACCAGATGAAGATTTTGATGCTGTTCTCAATTGCGTATCTGTGCAATATGTGCAATATCCAGAAGCAGTATTTTCCGAAATTTACCGCATTCTGAAACCCGGTGGTGTCGCAATCATCAGCTTTTCTAACCGGATGTTTTTTGAAAAGGCGATTCAGGCTTGGCGGGAGGCTTCAGAAGTACAGCGAGTGGAATTAGTCAAAGAGTATTTCGCCTCAGTCCCAGGATTTACAACCGCAGAAGTCATAGCTCATAAGTCAACATTACCAAATTTTTTACAGTGGTTGGGTGCAGCTGGAGGTGATCCATTTTATGCCGTTGTAGCTTATCGTAGTTAA
- a CDS encoding ArnT family glycosyltransferase, with protein sequence MLYKLHFLQHIWRQIRLVASLPYVSLLVWILPLLLFTSGHNSLMAHDEALYASRARLMFDSGNWITPWEKAHHKTPGFYWLIASFYKLFGISDTSARLPSMIAGILSLWLVYEIGKIMLGKKLAWLAAAILSVEFLWLQYSRLSTPDVPMIFLVLLAILSLIKTELHPKYRYFWSFLAGLSLGLGFLVRSLMIFLPIIALFPYLIWEHRRHHHLTNPILYLGFFVGLIPTCVWLWLSWLHYGNQSFEELLKFVVQLGSEDKNNNGPLFYLWNIPSKAFPWAFFGLLGLFLTLRRPIVRYQLILVGFPLVLFCELSLFTTRFPHYSLCLYPFIALFASVGLNWLGNIYQTGIAAQLPFEKGKINILKLFAKKNLPQNLSYGFGGLGVLLVIASIVVLSWGGYDIRKYGIIGLVGGLGWLILPVVWISRYHFDKKFLTARYWIAGWLIPCWLTLAMTGSIGLLSDYNPVLKSFLQQSAIASILQSHPVYFVEIDQKTRVLLNFYLSIHPQQVNSISKIPALSYALIYTAQSPKLSRPHRLVGTLEKYQLIQVLP encoded by the coding sequence ATGTTATATAAACTACACTTCTTACAGCATATTTGGCGACAAATTCGTTTAGTAGCATCATTGCCCTATGTGAGTTTGCTAGTTTGGATACTGCCCTTATTATTATTTACTTCTGGGCACAATAGCCTGATGGCACATGATGAAGCGCTTTATGCTTCGCGTGCGCGTCTGATGTTTGATTCTGGTAATTGGATAACTCCTTGGGAAAAGGCACATCATAAAACACCTGGCTTTTATTGGTTAATTGCCAGTTTCTACAAGCTGTTTGGTATCAGTGATACTAGTGCGCGTCTTCCTAGTATGATTGCTGGTATTTTGAGTTTATGGCTAGTGTATGAAATCGGCAAAATTATGCTAGGCAAAAAATTGGCTTGGCTTGCTGCGGCAATTTTAAGTGTGGAATTTCTCTGGCTGCAATACTCTCGCTTAAGTACACCTGATGTCCCGATGATTTTTTTGGTACTTTTAGCTATTTTGTCTTTAATAAAAACAGAATTACATCCTAAATATCGCTATTTTTGGAGTTTTCTAGCTGGTTTAAGTTTAGGTTTAGGCTTCTTAGTCAGAAGCTTGATGATTTTTTTGCCAATCATAGCTTTATTCCCTTATTTAATTTGGGAACATCGCCGTCATCATCATCTTACTAATCCAATTTTATATTTAGGCTTTTTTGTCGGTTTAATACCTACCTGCGTTTGGCTGTGGTTAAGCTGGCTGCACTACGGAAATCAAAGTTTTGAGGAATTGCTCAAGTTTGTTGTGCAGCTAGGTTCTGAAGATAAAAATAATAATGGGCCGCTGTTTTATCTATGGAATATTCCTTCAAAAGCATTTCCTTGGGCTTTTTTCGGACTTTTAGGTTTATTTTTAACTCTCCGCCGCCCCATTGTTCGCTACCAGTTAATATTAGTTGGCTTTCCACTTGTTTTATTTTGTGAACTTAGTCTTTTTACCACTCGTTTCCCTCACTACAGCCTTTGTCTTTATCCGTTTATAGCTTTGTTTGCATCTGTGGGTTTAAACTGGTTAGGTAATATTTACCAGACAGGAATTGCGGCACAATTACCTTTTGAAAAAGGTAAAATAAATATATTAAAGCTTTTTGCTAAAAAGAATCTTCCTCAAAACCTAAGTTATGGCTTTGGTGGGTTAGGTGTTTTACTTGTTATAGCGAGTATTGTCGTTCTTAGTTGGGGTGGTTATGACATCCGCAAGTATGGAATTATTGGCTTAGTTGGGGGATTGGGTTGGTTAATTTTACCTGTGGTGTGGATTAGTCGTTACCACTTTGATAAGAAGTTTCTCACAGCCCGTTATTGGATTGCAGGTTGGTTGATTCCCTGTTGGCTGACTTTGGCGATGACCGGTAGCATAGGTCTATTAAGTGACTATAACCCTGTTTTAAAATCTTTTTTACAACAAAGTGCGATCGCTTCAATTCTCCAATCTCATCCTGTCTACTTTGTGGAAATAGACCAAAAAACCCGAGTACTGCTTAATTTCTATCTTTCTATTCACCCCCAACAAGTAAACTCTATTTCCAAAATCCCAGCTTTGAGCTATGCTTTGATCTATACTGCCCAGTCCCCTAAATTATCTCGGCCTCATCGCCTTGTCGGTACATTAGAAAAGTACCAGTTAATTCAAGTTCTTCCCTAA
- a CDS encoding MarR family winged helix-turn-helix transcriptional regulator has translation MISTSNQSPALDSWQQNLAPYNLGYRIKLVSQLISRKFTDRLEPFGLTPFHWLVLCCLWQEDGLPTSSIGDKLKQVGGTLTGVLDRMEERGLVRRERDIQDRRIWRIWLTDAGKELEVVLPPIAAAVRDEAMDGISPADRELFSQILNRAIANLS, from the coding sequence ATGATTTCTACATCTAATCAGTCCCCAGCTTTAGATTCGTGGCAGCAAAATCTGGCACCATATAATTTGGGCTACAGAATCAAATTAGTCTCGCAACTCATCAGTCGCAAGTTTACAGACAGACTAGAACCCTTTGGTCTTACGCCATTTCACTGGCTGGTATTGTGCTGTTTGTGGCAAGAAGATGGTTTACCTACTTCTAGTATTGGGGACAAGCTCAAACAAGTAGGCGGAACTTTAACAGGTGTACTAGATCGCATGGAAGAACGCGGCTTGGTGCGTCGAGAACGCGACATTCAAGATCGCCGCATCTGGCGAATCTGGTTAACGGATGCAGGTAAGGAACTAGAAGTTGTCTTACCGCCAATCGCCGCAGCAGTGCGCGATGAAGCGATGGATGGTATTTCCCCTGCTGACCGAGAACTGTTTTCCCAAATCTTGAATCGGGCGATCGCTAACCTCTCCTAA